The following proteins are encoded in a genomic region of Capra hircus breed San Clemente chromosome 16, ASM170441v1, whole genome shotgun sequence:
- the UBE2T gene encoding ubiquitin-conjugating enzyme E2 T — MQRTSRLKRELSLLAAEPPPGITCWQDGDRMEDLRAQILGGANTPYEKGVFKLEVHIPERYPFEPPQIRFLTPIYHPNIDAAGRICLDVLKLPPKGAWRPSLNIATLLTSIQQLMAEPNPDDPLMADISSEFKYNKPVFLKNARQWTEKHARQKAGEEGPPGSLPEMSSSEGPSTAQKRKAGQLSGGGKRLCPDV, encoded by the exons CTGGCCGCGGAGCCACCCCCGGGCATCACGTGCTGGCAGGACGGGGACCGGATGGAAGACCTGCGAGCAC agATACTCGGTGGAGCCAACACACCTTATGAAAAAGGTGTTTTCAAGCTGGAAGTTCACATTCCAGAGAG GTACCCGTTTGAACCTCCTCAGATCCGGTTTCTGACTCCAATCTATCACCCCAACATCGATGCTGCTGGACGGATTTGTCTAGACGTTCTCAAGTTGCCACCAAAA GGTGCCTGGAGACCATCCCTCAACATTGCAACCCTGCTGACTTCCATTCAGCAGCTCATGGCCGAGCCCAACCCGGATGACCCGCTCATGGCTGACATC TCCTCAGAGTTTAAATACAACAAGCCAGTCTTCCTCAAGAACGCCAGGCAGTGGACAGAGAAGCACGCACGGCAGAAG GCAGGCGAGGAAGGGCCGCCTGGCAGCCTCCCCGAGATGAGCAGCTCAGAGGGACCCAGCACCGCGCAGAAGAGGAAGGCCGGGCAGCTGAGCGGCGGTGGAAAGAGGCTTTGCCCTGACGTTTAG